TCGAGCTTCATCTACCCGCCCTACACCCAGCGCGCGTTCAAGATGGCGCGCAGGATGTTCTGATTGCCCGAAATGCTTGCCGGGACACGTTTTTCACCTTAGAGAGGAACCTGATGCCAGGAGTGCAGGATCGCGTCATCGTCGTCACCGGAGCCGGCGGCGGCCTGGGGCGTGAATACGCCCTGACCCTCGCCCGCGAGGGCGCCAGCGTCGTCGTGAACGACCTGGGCGGCGCCCGCGACGGCACCGGAGCCGGCCACAACATGGCCGACCACGTCGTCGCCGAGATCAAGGACGCGGGTGGCCGAGCCGTCGCCAACTACGACAGCGTCGCCGAGCCGGAGGGCGCGGCCAACATCATCAAGACGGCGGTCGACGAGTTCGGCGCCGTGCACGGCGTGGTGAGCAACGCCGGGATCCTGCGCGACGGCACCTTCCACAAGATGACGTTCGAGAACTGGGACGCCGTGCTCAAGGTGCACCTGTACGGCGGCTACAACGTGCTGCGCGCCGCCTGGCCGCATTTCCGCGAGCAGAGCTACGGGCGGGTCGTCGTCGCCACCTCCACCAGCGGCCTCTTCGGCAACTTCGGGCAGACCAACTACGGCGCGGCCAAGCTCGGCCTGGTCGGCATGATCAACACGCTGGCGCAGGAAGGCGCGAAGTACAACATCCACGCCAACGCCGTCGCGCCGATCGCGGCCACCCGGATGACCGAGGACATCCTCCCCAAGGAGGTGTTCGAGAAGCTGACGCCCGAGTACGTCGCGCCGGTGGTGGCCTACCTGTGCACCGAGGAATGCCCAGACACCGCATCGGTTTTCGTGGTCGGCGGCGGCAAGGTCCAGCGGGTCGCCCTGTTCCAGAACGACGGGACGACCTTCGACAACCCGCCGTCGGTGCAGGACATCGGCGAGCACTGGGGCGAGATCACCGACCTCTCCCACGCACAGCGGGCCGCGTTCAAGCTGTAGGGGCCATGAAAGCCTGCGTCGTACAGCGGCTGTCCGGCCCGGACGGCATGGTGTACACCGACATCGAGGACGTCAGCGGCGACGGAAACAACGTCGTCATCGACGTACGGGCCGCGGGGGTCTGCTTCCCGGACCTGCTGCTGAGCAAGGGCGAGTATCAGCTCAAGCTCCCCCCGCCGTTCGTCCCGGGAATGGAGGCGGCCGGGGTGGTACTTTCGGCGCCCGCGGGCTCGGGATTCAAAGAGGGCGAGCGGGTTTCGGCGTTCGGGATTTTGGGCGCCTACGCCGAGCAGGTGGCCGTTCCGGTACCCAACGTGATCCGCAGTCCCGCCGAACTCGACGACGCCGAAGCGGTGTCGCTGTTGGTGAACTACAACACCATGTATTTCGCCCTGGCGCGTCGCGCCGCCATGCGGACGGGCGACACGGTGCTGGTGCTCGGGGCCGCCGGCGGGGTGGGCACCGCGGCGATACAGGTCGCGAAGGCGATGGGCGCGCGCAAGGTGATCGGTGTGGTGCACCGGGAGGCCGCGGCGGACTTCGTGTCGTCGGTCGGCGCGGATCTGGTAGTGCCGCTGGCCGAGGACTGGGCCCAGCGGGTGCGCGACTACACCGGGGGCCGCGGCGTGGACATCGTCGTCGACCCCATCGGCGGTCCGGCGTTCGACGACGCGGTCCGCGTGCTCGCGATCGACGGCAAGCTGCTGGTGATCGGCTTCGCCGCGGGGAGCATCCCGACCGTCAAGGTCAATCGGCTGCTGCTGCGCAACGTCAGCGTCGTGGGCGTCGCGTGGGGCGAATACCTCAACAAGGTTCCCGGCTCGGCGGCGTTGTTCGCCTGGGGCCTGAGCCAGTTGGTGTTCCTCGGGCTCAAGCCGCCGCCGCCACAACGCTATCCGTTGTCCGAGGGTCAGGCCGCGCTGCAGAGCCTGGCCGACGGCGGAGTGCTCGGTAAGGTCGTGCTCGAGCCCTGAGTGCGCCGGCTAACCGGGCGTTGGGGGAACCGTGCCCGTCCAGGCATCCAGGATCGTGGATGCCGCGTGCTGAAAGACCCGCACCTCGAAGCCGCCGAACAGGGTGGCCAAGGCCGTGTCGGCGGCAAGCGGAGCGCCCAACGCGTAGAGCAGCCCTCCCGCCGGATCGCCGCTGGCTATTTGTTCCACCCCGTCCAGGAAAAGGTTCGCGTCGTAGGACGGGACCGAGGCCACGAGCGAGGTTGCCACGTCGGCAGTCGGGAGCAGGGTCGAGTACGCCGCCGAGGCGGAGGTCGCGATGGCGTCGCTGACGTTCGTGTTCGCCGACTCGAGCGATGCGATGAAACTGTTCGGCGAGGACAACGCCGACGTCAGTGCGGGAATCAGGCCGGA
This genomic window from Mycobacterium saskatchewanense contains:
- a CDS encoding SDR family oxidoreductase, which codes for MPGVQDRVIVVTGAGGGLGREYALTLAREGASVVVNDLGGARDGTGAGHNMADHVVAEIKDAGGRAVANYDSVAEPEGAANIIKTAVDEFGAVHGVVSNAGILRDGTFHKMTFENWDAVLKVHLYGGYNVLRAAWPHFREQSYGRVVVATSTSGLFGNFGQTNYGAAKLGLVGMINTLAQEGAKYNIHANAVAPIAATRMTEDILPKEVFEKLTPEYVAPVVAYLCTEECPDTASVFVVGGGKVQRVALFQNDGTTFDNPPSVQDIGEHWGEITDLSHAQRAAFKL
- a CDS encoding NADPH:quinone oxidoreductase family protein — translated: MKACVVQRLSGPDGMVYTDIEDVSGDGNNVVIDVRAAGVCFPDLLLSKGEYQLKLPPPFVPGMEAAGVVLSAPAGSGFKEGERVSAFGILGAYAEQVAVPVPNVIRSPAELDDAEAVSLLVNYNTMYFALARRAAMRTGDTVLVLGAAGGVGTAAIQVAKAMGARKVIGVVHREAAADFVSSVGADLVVPLAEDWAQRVRDYTGGRGVDIVVDPIGGPAFDDAVRVLAIDGKLLVIGFAAGSIPTVKVNRLLLRNVSVVGVAWGEYLNKVPGSAALFAWGLSQLVFLGLKPPPPQRYPLSEGQAALQSLADGGVLGKVVLEP